The Puntigrus tetrazona isolate hp1 chromosome 23, ASM1883169v1, whole genome shotgun sequence genome has a segment encoding these proteins:
- the LOC122328928 gene encoding acrosin-like isoform X2: MSRHICGGSIISHRWVITASHCFRNSNSYKLQIVAGANSRSKYGEGVQYRSVQQVVLHENFNQTNYDNDVALLHLRHPLYFTKHVQPLCIMENEMDEKHLSFSSCYITGWGSSVLKGMLFNTLQEAEVDLIDTGICNQRSWYDGHVNDNMICAGFDKGGVDTCQGDSGGPLQCYSKDMERFYLYGVTSHGEDCALPKKPGIYTRASQYTVWLREAQARSVSPASVTDLPVFKLISALFFSAFMAMLM, encoded by the exons ATGTCAAGGCATATCTGTGGTGGGTCCATCATCAGCCATCGGTGGGTAATCACCGCCTCCCACTGCTTCAGAAATAG taacagctataaattacaaatagtGGCTGGAGCAAATTCTCGATCCAAGTATGGAGAGGGTGTCCAGTATCGTTCAGTCCAGCAAGTGGTCCTGCATGAGAACTTCAACCAAACAAATTATGACAACGATGTGGCACTTTTGCATCTACGTCACcctttatatttcacaaagcATGTGCAGCCTCTGTGCATAATGGAAAATGAAATGGATGAGAAACACCTAAGCTTCAGTTCGTGTTACATCACTGGTTGGGGCAGCTCAGTGTTAAAAG gaATGTTATTTAACACTCTTCAAGAAGCTGAAGTCGATCTGATTGATACTGGGATCTGCAACCAAAGAAGCTGGTATGATGGCCATGTTAATGACAACATGATCTGCGCAGGATTTGACAAAGGGGGCGTTGACACGTGTCAG GGTGACAGCGGAGGCCCTCTGCAGTGTTACAGCAAAGACATGGAGAGATTTTACCTTTATGGTGTGACAAGTCATGGAGAGGATTGTGCATTGCCAAAGAAACCTGGCATATATACTCGTGCTAGCCAGTACACCGTCTGGCTGAGAGAAGCTCAAGCAAGATCTGTATCTCCTGCCTCAGTCACAGATCTgccagtttttaaattaatctcaGCCCTGTTTTTCTCTGCCTTCATGGCAATGCTAATGTGA
- the LOC122328928 gene encoding plasminogen-like isoform X1 produces MSPSMKILIFMGALGWGVIFYFAATSPLSEEYYLCGHRPERTIEHRDKRMIGAENVPVSVWPWQVSVQYRPNSSAPFTQVCGGAIIDQYWIMTAASCVNKQQKRQLLIRAGSDRLDVDDESTQQSRVARIIKHKRFNPVTLRYNIALLQMKTPFELNEFVYPICVPDDDTADHRYESCHITGYNAQPAGDVGALQEAKVDLMSRSLCNRPEYWNYTVPADMLCVGDFGGGVDGCQTNIGGPLNCYVKIKERYFLIGIRVKATSCGKPNQPNVYLKVYSLYYWIERAMNMALH; encoded by the exons ATGAGCCCTAGcatgaaaattcttattttcaTGGGTGCTTTGGGGTGGGGggtgattttttattttgccgCGACCAGTCCTCTGTCCGAAGAGT ATTATCTGTGCGGACACAGGCCTGAGAGAACGATTGAACATCGCGATAAACGGATGATCGGAGCCGAGAACGTCCCAGTGAGCGTTTGGCCGTGGCAGGTGTCTGTTCAGTACAGGCCCAATTCATCCGCCCCGTTTACTCAGGTCTGCGGTGGGGCTATCATCGACCAATACTGGATAATGACAGCAGCTTCGTGTgtaaataagcagcaaaaaag GCAGCTTTTGATCCGAGCGGGAAGCGATAGGTTGGATGTCGACGACGAGTCCACACAGCAATCACGAGTCGCCAGAATTATTAAACACAAGCGATTCAATCCCGTCACCTTGCGGTACAACATTGCACTTTTACAAATGAAGACCCCTTTTGAGTTGAACGAGTTTGTGTATCCCATCTGTGTGCCTGACGATGACACTGCCGATCATAGATACGAATCGTGTCACATCACGGGATACAACGCTCAGCCCGCTG GCGACGTTGGCGCACTGCAAGAGGCCAAAGTGGATTTAATGTCAAGGTCCTTGTGCAATAGGCCAGAGTATTGGAACTATACTGTGCCAGCGGACATGCTCTGTGTTGGTGATTTCGGTGGCGGTGTTGATGGATGTCAG ACAAATATTGGCGGACCGCTGAACTGCTACGTCAAAATTAAGGAGCGTTACTTTTTGATTGGAATTCGAGTGAAGGCCACTTCTTGTGGAAAACCTAACCAaccaaatgtttatttgaaagtcTACAGCCTCTATTATTGGATTGAGCGCGCAATGAATATGGCCTtacattaa